A stretch of the Meles meles chromosome 19, mMelMel3.1 paternal haplotype, whole genome shotgun sequence genome encodes the following:
- the GAS8 gene encoding dynein regulatory complex subunit 4 isoform X2: MEEAEERHQVEIKVYKQKVKHLLYEHQNNLTEMKAEGAVVMKLAQKEHRTQEGALRKDVRALHVELKEQELANEVMVKNLRLKHTEEITKMRNDFERQVREIEAKYDRKMKMLRDELDLRRKTEIHEVEERKNGQINALMQRHEEAFTDIKNYYNDITLNNLALINSLKEQMEDMRKKEDHLEKEMLEVSVQNRRLADPLQKARDDVKEMQKKLGSYERDKQSLLRTKARLKVAEKELKDLQWEHEVLEQRFIKVQQERDELYRKFTAAILEVQQKVGFKNLVLERKMQALSAAVEKKEAQFNEVLAASNLDPAALTLVSRRLEDVLESKNSTIKDLQYELARVCKAHNDLLRTYEAKLLAFGIPLDNVGFKPLETAVIGQTLGQGPAGLVGTPT; this comes from the exons ATGGAGGAGGCTGAAGAGAGGCACCAGGTTGAGATCAAG GTGTACAAGCAGAAGGTGAAACACCTGCTGTACGAGCATCAGAACAACCTGACGGAGATGAAGGCGGAGGGCGCTGTGGTCATGAAGCTGGCGCAGAAGGAGCACCGCACGCAGGAGGGAGCACTGCGCAAGGACGTGCGGGCGCTGCACGTGGAGCTCAAGGAGCAGGAGCTGGCCAACGAGGTGATGGTGAAGAACCTGCGGCTG AAGCACACCGAGGAGATCACCAAGATGCGGAATGACTTTGAGAGGCAGGTGCGAG AGATTGAGGCCAAGTACGATAGAAAGATGAAGATGCTTAGGGACGAGCTTGACCTGCGGAGAAAGACCGAGATCCACGaggtggaggagaggaagaacgGCCAGATCAACGCGCTGATGCAGCGGCACGAGGAGGCCTTCACGGACATCAAGAACTACTACAATGACATCACCCTCAACAACCTGGCGCTCATCAACTCCCTCAAG GAGCAGATGGAAGACATGCGCAAGAAGGAGGACCACCTGGAGAAGGAGATGCTGGAAGTGTCCGTGCAGAACCGGCGCCTGGCAGACCCCCTCCAGAAGGCCCGCGACGACGTGAAGGAGATGCAGAAGAAGCTGGGCAGCTacgagagggacaagcagagccTGCTG CGCACAAAAGCACGTTTGAAGGTCGCGGAGAAGGAGCTGAAGGACCTGCAGTGGGAACACGAGGTGCTCGAGCAGCGGTTCATCAAG GTGCAGCAGGAGCGGGACGAGCTGTACAGGAAGTTCACAGCAGCCATCCTGGAGGTGCAGCAGAAGGTGGGCTTCAAGAACCTGGTTCTGGAGCGGAAGATGCAGGCGCTGAGCGCCGCCGTGGAGAAGAAGGAGGCACAGTTCAACGAGGTGCTGGCAGCCTCCAACCTGGACCCCGCGGCGCTGACCCTTGTGTCCCGCAGACTGGAG GACGTTCTTGAATCGAAGAACAGCACCATCAAGGACTTGCAGTACGAGCTGGCCCGGGTCTGCAAG GCCCACAACGACCTGCTGCGCACCTACGAGGCAAAGCTCCTGGCCTTTGGGATCCCGCTGGACAACGTGGGCTTCAAGCCTCTGGAGACAGCTGTGATTGGGCAGACGCTGGGCCAGGGCCCTGCAGGACTCGTGGGCACCCCAACTTAG
- the GAS8 gene encoding dynein regulatory complex subunit 4 isoform X1: MAPKKKGKKGKTKGAPIVDGLAPEDMSTGQVEEHVSRVREELDREREERNYFQLERDKIHTFWEITRRQLEEKKAELRNKDREMEEAEERHQVEIKVYKQKVKHLLYEHQNNLTEMKAEGAVVMKLAQKEHRTQEGALRKDVRALHVELKEQELANEVMVKNLRLKHTEEITKMRNDFERQVREIEAKYDRKMKMLRDELDLRRKTEIHEVEERKNGQINALMQRHEEAFTDIKNYYNDITLNNLALINSLKEQMEDMRKKEDHLEKEMLEVSVQNRRLADPLQKARDDVKEMQKKLGSYERDKQSLLRTKARLKVAEKELKDLQWEHEVLEQRFIKVQQERDELYRKFTAAILEVQQKVGFKNLVLERKMQALSAAVEKKEAQFNEVLAASNLDPAALTLVSRRLEDVLESKNSTIKDLQYELARVCKAHNDLLRTYEAKLLAFGIPLDNVGFKPLETAVIGQTLGQGPAGLVGTPT, translated from the exons ATG GCGcccaagaagaaagggaagaaagggaaaaccaAAGGTGCCCCGATTGTCGACGGGCTTGCTCCAGAGGACATGAGCACGGGGCAG GTGGAGGAGCACGTCAGCCGCGTCCGCGAGGAGCTGGACCGTGAGCGCGAGGAGCGCAACTACTTCCAGCTGGAGCGGGACAAGATCCACACCTTCTGGGAGATCACGCGGAGGCAGCTGGAGGAGAAGAAGGCCGAGCTGCGGAACAAAGACCGGGAGATGGAGGAGGCTGAAGAGAGGCACCAGGTTGAGATCAAG GTGTACAAGCAGAAGGTGAAACACCTGCTGTACGAGCATCAGAACAACCTGACGGAGATGAAGGCGGAGGGCGCTGTGGTCATGAAGCTGGCGCAGAAGGAGCACCGCACGCAGGAGGGAGCACTGCGCAAGGACGTGCGGGCGCTGCACGTGGAGCTCAAGGAGCAGGAGCTGGCCAACGAGGTGATGGTGAAGAACCTGCGGCTG AAGCACACCGAGGAGATCACCAAGATGCGGAATGACTTTGAGAGGCAGGTGCGAG AGATTGAGGCCAAGTACGATAGAAAGATGAAGATGCTTAGGGACGAGCTTGACCTGCGGAGAAAGACCGAGATCCACGaggtggaggagaggaagaacgGCCAGATCAACGCGCTGATGCAGCGGCACGAGGAGGCCTTCACGGACATCAAGAACTACTACAATGACATCACCCTCAACAACCTGGCGCTCATCAACTCCCTCAAG GAGCAGATGGAAGACATGCGCAAGAAGGAGGACCACCTGGAGAAGGAGATGCTGGAAGTGTCCGTGCAGAACCGGCGCCTGGCAGACCCCCTCCAGAAGGCCCGCGACGACGTGAAGGAGATGCAGAAGAAGCTGGGCAGCTacgagagggacaagcagagccTGCTG CGCACAAAAGCACGTTTGAAGGTCGCGGAGAAGGAGCTGAAGGACCTGCAGTGGGAACACGAGGTGCTCGAGCAGCGGTTCATCAAG GTGCAGCAGGAGCGGGACGAGCTGTACAGGAAGTTCACAGCAGCCATCCTGGAGGTGCAGCAGAAGGTGGGCTTCAAGAACCTGGTTCTGGAGCGGAAGATGCAGGCGCTGAGCGCCGCCGTGGAGAAGAAGGAGGCACAGTTCAACGAGGTGCTGGCAGCCTCCAACCTGGACCCCGCGGCGCTGACCCTTGTGTCCCGCAGACTGGAG GACGTTCTTGAATCGAAGAACAGCACCATCAAGGACTTGCAGTACGAGCTGGCCCGGGTCTGCAAG GCCCACAACGACCTGCTGCGCACCTACGAGGCAAAGCTCCTGGCCTTTGGGATCCCGCTGGACAACGTGGGCTTCAAGCCTCTGGAGACAGCTGTGATTGGGCAGACGCTGGGCCAGGGCCCTGCAGGACTCGTGGGCACCCCAACTTAG
- the GAS8 gene encoding dynein regulatory complex subunit 4 isoform X3 — translation MKMLRDELDLRRKTEIHEVEERKNGQINALMQRHEEAFTDIKNYYNDITLNNLALINSLKEQMEDMRKKEDHLEKEMLEVSVQNRRLADPLQKARDDVKEMQKKLGSYERDKQSLLRTKARLKVAEKELKDLQWEHEVLEQRFIKVQQERDELYRKFTAAILEVQQKVGFKNLVLERKMQALSAAVEKKEAQFNEVLAASNLDPAALTLVSRRLEDVLESKNSTIKDLQYELARVCKAHNDLLRTYEAKLLAFGIPLDNVGFKPLETAVIGQTLGQGPAGLVGTPT, via the exons ATGAAGATGCTTAGGGACGAGCTTGACCTGCGGAGAAAGACCGAGATCCACGaggtggaggagaggaagaacgGCCAGATCAACGCGCTGATGCAGCGGCACGAGGAGGCCTTCACGGACATCAAGAACTACTACAATGACATCACCCTCAACAACCTGGCGCTCATCAACTCCCTCAAG GAGCAGATGGAAGACATGCGCAAGAAGGAGGACCACCTGGAGAAGGAGATGCTGGAAGTGTCCGTGCAGAACCGGCGCCTGGCAGACCCCCTCCAGAAGGCCCGCGACGACGTGAAGGAGATGCAGAAGAAGCTGGGCAGCTacgagagggacaagcagagccTGCTG CGCACAAAAGCACGTTTGAAGGTCGCGGAGAAGGAGCTGAAGGACCTGCAGTGGGAACACGAGGTGCTCGAGCAGCGGTTCATCAAG GTGCAGCAGGAGCGGGACGAGCTGTACAGGAAGTTCACAGCAGCCATCCTGGAGGTGCAGCAGAAGGTGGGCTTCAAGAACCTGGTTCTGGAGCGGAAGATGCAGGCGCTGAGCGCCGCCGTGGAGAAGAAGGAGGCACAGTTCAACGAGGTGCTGGCAGCCTCCAACCTGGACCCCGCGGCGCTGACCCTTGTGTCCCGCAGACTGGAG GACGTTCTTGAATCGAAGAACAGCACCATCAAGGACTTGCAGTACGAGCTGGCCCGGGTCTGCAAG GCCCACAACGACCTGCTGCGCACCTACGAGGCAAAGCTCCTGGCCTTTGGGATCCCGCTGGACAACGTGGGCTTCAAGCCTCTGGAGACAGCTGTGATTGGGCAGACGCTGGGCCAGGGCCCTGCAGGACTCGTGGGCACCCCAACTTAG